The following proteins come from a genomic window of Arachis hypogaea cultivar Tifrunner unplaced genomic scaffold, arahy.Tifrunner.gnm2.J5K5 arahy.Tifrunner.gnm2.scaffold_305, whole genome shotgun sequence:
- the LOC114927367 gene encoding replication factor A protein 1-like has product MSLPIDPVQKISPWKETWSIEAKILTIWEDASIVNENMQKMLHMVLMDKQHHKVQATVDHDLITTFIHQLKEGHVFIISDFKVIPNGGLVRVTRHRFRILFKCSTSVVAAEDRDIPNPGLSLTSVDEILQKRSDYEYLIDFVGVLCGLKRKSDVEFNGKIFRVIVLAVFADGKKIPCILVGECSALMDINSLKKYQRAPVLILESFKIQVNGDKVSLQNVINVSRVSINRDMQKTVDFLNGYHIASHDFSRLCSDENGI; this is encoded by the exons ATGAGTCTTCCTATTGATCCTGTTCAGAAAATCTCTCCATGGAAGGAAACTTGGAGTATTGAGGCTAAGATCTTGACCATTTGGGAAGATGCTAGCATTGTTAACGAAAATATGCAGAAAATGTTACATATGGTGTTGATGGATAAGCAG CACCACAAGGTTCAAGCAACTGTTGACCATGATTTGATCACAACTTTTATTCATCAGTTAAAAGAAGGACATGTATTCATTATTTCTGATTTCAAAGTGATACCTAATGGTGGATTGGTTAGGGTTACAAGACATCGATTCCGGATCCTTTTCAAGTGTAGTACCTCTGTTGTTGCAGCTGAAGATAGAGACATACCTAATCCTGGTTTAAGTTTAACCTCTGTGGACGAGATTCTTCAAAAGCGCTCTGATTATGAGTACCTAATAG ATTTTGTTGGTGTTCTGTGCGGATTGAAAAGGAAAAGTGATGTTGAGTTTAATGGAAAGATATTCAGAGTTATTGTCCTTGCAGTTTTTGCAGATGG GAAGAAAATCCCCTGTATTCTTGTTGGTGAGTGTTCTGCTCTTATGGATATCAATAGTTTGAAAAAGTATCAGAGAGCACCAGTTCTTATTCTGGAATCTTTCAAGATCCAAGTCAATGGAG ATAAAGTTAGTCTTCAAAATGTCATCAATGTTTCTCGGGTTTCAATCAACCGTGATATGCAGAAAACAGTGGATTTTCTGAATGG atACCATATCGCAAGCCATGATTTCAGTAGACTGTGCAGTGATGAGAATGGGATTTAG